DNA sequence from the Vanessa tameamea isolate UH-Manoa-2023 chromosome 21, ilVanTame1 primary haplotype, whole genome shotgun sequence genome:
GaattaaagacaaataaataattaaaccaaaactgttctaatatattatataagtttaataatatttaatgaaaaataccttaggtaaatattttttaagatattttaaagcaGATCGTCGATGGTGGTTTTGCCTAGACTCAAATGTACCATCCAGTCATCAGTGATAGAATGGACATAGCATACTGCCGTAACAAAGTAAACATTACTTTGTTCGTACTgcgtttgaaataataatatcaaattgctgATACAACATCGTGACTTGTACCTATatgttatctaaataatatgtgAAAAACCCACAGTAGAAAACAATTTCCAAGTGTAACGTACATATGCCTACAACTTACGAAGAGCACAGCTTaactttcttaataaaattaaatacaatcaagGATTATGTTagcattttgtattaaaaataatgtgctAAATGTTAGCAAACCTCAGAGTAGACAAcatttttgacattatttttgaCTTGATCATGATTTTCATCAATcggcaataaaatatattttggatagAGACTAAACCTCCACTTGGTTAAATTTGGTTTTAACAGTGTTGATTCTCCTTCCATTTTCATTGtagtaaaaaacatatatataatttattttaaagatttaatcatttaaaaatattttttattaaatccatTAATAGAATTCTAAATTCGAAAAACAATAAACTGTTATTATGGTGTGTATacacataatattacaaatcatTAAAGCTTTTCTTATTTGtaaatgcatatttaattaaatattttaaatatttaataagttattttaaatacataattagttACAACACAAACtctacatacataattaattttaagttcttATTAGTTTTGCCTTCGTCTTTTACgaggaagaaaaaaaataaaataacctatttCGAGTTGTCgtaacaataataacttttcCCATTTGGCGTTTGAATGTGTTTCTATAAGTTACcgttattgtattgaatatggTGTACACAGAGGAGTATCTCAAGGAAAAACTTACCAAGGAACTGGAAGCCGTTCATGTCGTAAGTATGAgctgtcaaatattttaaatgtctacACGTACGCGCTGATGTAGGTATTATCTATCATAAATATGAATGAACTTCGTATCAAATCAGTTTAAAGTGCACAAAAATCGATACTATGGGAAAAAGAGCAGATCCAGACAAATTTACCGTTACAAAAGAGGCTTTACTTCCTGGGTTATTTTTCGCCTTATTTTTACGATGGTGTGTTGCGGCGTATCCTTATTCGGGGTACAAAAAACCCCCAATGTATGGAGATTACGAGGCCCAAAGGCACTGGCAAGAAATAACCGTGCAAACGCAGGTATCACACTGGTATCGGAATACGACTCAAAACGACCTACAGTATTGGGGCCTGGACTACCCACCCCTGACGGCGTATCACAGTTTTCTCATTGGCTTAGTGGCAGACTGGCTCGACCCTGAATCGGTGCGATTATTTGCATCTCGAGGCTATGAAAGTGATCAACACAAAACATTTATGAGATGGACTGTATTTTTAAGTgacttgtatttttatgttacggctgctttatgtatttgtatagaTGCTGAGCGTATCTTAGGTAAATACCATTCAAATGTATTCAAACGCACAGACATAGCaaccactttttttttactatatccCGGCTTAATACTTATTGATCATGGTCATTTTCAGTATAATTGTGTTTcgttaggtttatttttatgggcatcgttttttattattgcgaTACAGAATGATACATTGGCTACAATTTGTTTTGTTCTAGctcttaattataaacaaatggaACTTTATCATGCATtgcccttttttatttatttattgagaaaatgCTTTATGTGTGTCCCGAACAAAGGGAGATTTTCTCACATTATACATCGGTTTAATAAACTTGCTATTGCTGTAATATCTACCTTTATTATCATTTGGTATCCATTACTGAATTCTTGGGATGATGTATTTCAAGTATTACACAGGTTATTTCCTGTTAAAAGAGGTGTATTCGAAGACAAAGTCTCGAATGTATGGTGCTCAGCTAACGTTttcattaagttaaaatatgtttataataatgagGAGATGATAAGAATGTGTTTTTTGTGTACAATCATGGCTGCATTACCCTCATGTATAGATTTCTTCTTCAGAATTAATAGAaagaaatttgttttatgtctAATAAATGTATCTTTGGCATTTTTTCTCTTTTCATATCAAGTTCACGAGAAGTCAATTTTGCTTGTGGCTATTCCAGTAGTTATGCATATGCCTGAGGATCCATTTATGTGCTTCTGGTTCCTACTAGTGTCAACGTTTAGCATGCTACCATTGTTACTAAAAGACGGGTTATTGATACCTTTTCTATGtacaagtttaatatatttaagtttttacagtatcattttgaaattatcaaataaagaCGCTGGTATTCTGTCATTTCTCAATGCCGATACTGTATACAAGGCTGCCAACCCGATGGCTAATCACAACTCTGTGATATTGAAACTTCTTAgcacaaacttttttttctcgctTCAAGGGATGTTTTGGTTGGGCCTTGGAACACTATTAGTTGAGCCACCACCTAGATATCCAGATACATTCCCATTATTAATATCTATGTATtcatgtttacattttatattctttttagtGTATTTCACACATCAGCAAATATCTTTGCCAACCTGTTTaccgattaaaataaaagtaaaaaaaaattaattacattcacTCAATGTATTagtattcaaaataaacttcTATCAAGTTActattgttttcttttaccaATTCTTTACGGACactaaaaaatttattataaaaacaataaacataataaaatccaAGATTTTGATATTATCTTCTGTACTCTGTCTCTATATAtagaattttcattaaaaatcaaaatataaaaaaattgctatactacaaatatgtaaaattattatatatatcttatatattatatctaaatccACACAAAATCCTATAGCAATAATGTTTACTATGTACAGAGTAACATTTATTTGGTAGAGTTGTGTtctttaatgattaatattacaaagacaGGATATTTAAAGTTGTAAATTTCCCTAGTAACTGATTGAGGAATTAACGTTTGACAAATAGATGCACaaacagttaaatattatatgtatatataaaaaaaattgaaataaacaactttgacattataTTGACTTAATCATTGGTCGAGATGTTAAATAATCTATGTACTCGTTAtgaatttgtgaaaaaatggcgcttTGAATGGGAATTTTGAATATggatatagatagataatttttgtagtgcataatataaatttatattttagtgtaaCATGTAAATTGAGGTTGATTTACCTCTACTCCATTTTCGATTGGATTTATCGATTGATCTGGCAACACCACTGACATATATTCTACGATATACAAGAACCTTCATGTAAATCATTTGTTCTAATACTGGTAAGAGTTAGAATTAAAGTTCGCTGCAGTTCTTCATTGTCTTCTTATCAAACTTATTAAATCATACAGCGCTATATCGCTTATAGAGAATAGTTTTCTCGCGACCAAAACCTTGTAAGCGCTCGGAATTTCACGGCGTTTACGCTCTTTGTAACAATAAGTCGTCCctatggatttgaaatattataggAAGGCGACgtcattaaacaaataaatattattttatcacggTACTCCGATTTTATTAGCTAGGTATTTGATCACAAGTAATCTTACTTGACTAAGGAATTGTTAGTAAGTCTAGGT
Encoded proteins:
- the LOC113404579 gene encoding dolichyl pyrophosphate Man9GlcNAc2 alpha-1,3-glucosyltransferase; translation: MGKRADPDKFTVTKEALLPGLFFALFLRWCVAAYPYSGYKKPPMYGDYEAQRHWQEITVQTQVSHWYRNTTQNDLQYWGLDYPPLTAYHSFLIGLVADWLDPESVRLFASRGYESDQHKTFMRWTVFLSDLYFYVTAALCICIDAERILGKYHSNVFKRTDIATTFFLLYPGLILIDHGHFQYNCVSLGLFLWASFFIIAIQNDTLATICFVLALNYKQMELYHALPFFIYLLRKCFMCVPNKGRFSHIIHRFNKLAIAVISTFIIIWYPLLNSWDDVFQVLHRLFPVKRGVFEDKVSNVWCSANVFIKLKYVYNNEEMIRMCFLCTIMAALPSCIDFFFRINRKKFVLCLINVSLAFFLFSYQVHEKSILLVAIPVVMHMPEDPFMCFWFLLVSTFSMLPLLLKDGLLIPFLCTSLIYLSFYSIILKLSNKDAGILSFLNADTVYKAANPMANHNSVILKLLSTNFFFSLQGMFWLGLGTLLVEPPPRYPDTFPLLISMYSCLHFIFFLVYFTHQQISLPTCLPIKIKVKKN